CGGTACGAGGAGCGGACCGGTATCGAGTTCGAGCACCAGCGGTTCTACCGCGCGCTGGCCGTCTACAAACTCGCCGGCCTCGGAGAGATGTTCTTCCGGCGGTACTTGGAAGGAAACAGCGACGACCCGATGTACCCGAAGATGGAGGCGCGCGTCCCGGCTCTCGGCGACCGGGCGAAGCGCATCATCGAGGGCGAGGAACCGCTGTAGCGCGCCCGTTCCGTGGGAAACTCGCCTCAGACGAGCAGCAACGCCGCGCCGACCGCGGCCGCGAACGCGCCGATAGCGACGCCGGCGAGCGACTGCCGACTCATCCGCGCCGCCGTCCGGAGGGGCGTCGCGTCCGAGACGACGCTCGGGTCGATGCGCCCCGATTCGTCCGCGACTCGCCCGACGACGGTGACGCGGTCACCGGGGTCGAGACGGCGTTCGAGATACCGCCGGTCGCCGAGGCCGAACCGCCGGAGGGCGGACGGCGCGCGCGGCCGAACCGTCCCCGCTCCGCCCGTCTCGGCTCGGTAGTCCCGAATCGGGTCCGGCGGCGCCTCCCTCTCGCCGACGCGGACGCTCGCCGTCCGGTCGAGGCTGACCACGCTGTCGCCGGCGACGAGATATTCCCCGTCGCCGGCTTCGACGCCGCCGGTTCCGCTCCTGCCGTCGCCGTCACTGCCCCCGGTCTTCTCGTCGACGACGAACGCGGCCAGGCGCCGGCCGCCGCCCACGCGGACCCACGTCGGGAGGTAGTACGCGCCGAGTCGACGCTCCTCCGCGTCGAACTCGACGGCGACGCAATCGCGTCCGGTGAACGGGGCGGTGACAGCGTCGTCGGTCCGCCGGACGGTCCCCTCGACGCGGACTCGCTCGCCGACTCGCGGGTCTCTCTCGTCCGGTCCGTCGGCGGCGAGGAGGCGGAGCGTCCGGACGGCGTGGCGGGCGCTGACGGCGACGACGCCCAGGCCGACGGCGAGCATCGCGGCGCCGAACGCCGCCGTCGAATCGAGGTTCACGCGCGGTCACCGCCCGTTCGAGTCCGATTCGGGTCCGTCGTGGTGGAGGGCATCGACCCGCAATTCGACTCCCGGCATCGTGAACCCGGCGACGCAACACATTAGTGACACGTCCGTCTATTCCGAGCAACCGAGCCTTCCTTATGCCCGCTATCGACGCCTCCGACCTCACGAAGCGCTACGGCGACACCCTCGCGGTCGACGGTCTCTCGCTCTCCGTCCCCGAGGGGACGGTCTACGGCTTCCTCGGCTCGAACGGCGCGGGGAAGACGACGACGATGCGGATGCTCACCGGTCTGTCGAAACCTACCGCCGGAACGGCCGCCGTCGGCGGAGCGGTCGTCACCGACCGCGCCGCCCTCCGCCCCAGAATCGGCTACATGCCCGAGGAGCCGCCGCTGTACGACCAGGCGACGGCGTTCGAACAGTTGGAGTACGTCGGCGGCCTCCGCGGCATCGACGCCGAGACGGCCCGGGCGCGCGGGGAGGAACTGTTCGAGGCCCTCGGACTCGACGTCGGCCCCGCGGACCGCATCGACGACTTCTCGAAGGGGATGCGACAGAAAGTCGCGTACGCGCAGACGGTGCTGCACGACCCCGCCGTGGTGTTCCTCGACGAACCGACGTCGGGGCTGGACCCTCGCGCGGCCCGGACGCTCCGCGACCGCATCCGCCGACTCGCCGACGAGGGGACCACGGTGTTCCTCTCGACGCACATCCTGCCCGTCGTCGAGGAGGCGGCCGACGCCGTCGGCATCCTCTACGAGGGGTCGCTGGTCGCCGAGGGGTCGCCCGACGAACTCGTCGCCCGCGCCGAGGCGGGGGAGGGCGGGACGCTCGAAGACGCCTTCCTCGACGTGACGAGTTCGGACCCGACCCAGAGCGGTCGGAGTGACGAGGCGACCGAGAACGGCAACGGCCCACGCGAGGAGTCGACGCTCGATGTCTGAGCCCCCGTCCGAACCCGGATGGGCGCGCAACGCCGTCCGCATCGCTCGCTTCGAGTACCGACGGTCGGTCCGTGGCCTCCGAGAGAGCACGGGGCGGTTCCTACTCACGGTCCTCGGTGCGCTGTTTCCGACGGCGATGCTCGTCCTGTTCGGCGTGGTGGTCGTGGGGTTCGTCTCCGCCGACTCGGTGCCCGTCTCCGACGGCCTCCGCGGCACCGTCGGGATGTTCTGGCTGTTCGGGACGTACCTCGTCGCTCAGCGCGTCGTCTCGACTCGCCCCCGCCCGGAGGCCGAGTCGCTGCTCCTGACCACCGCCTCGACGCGGAGCATCGCCGTCGGTCTCGCACTCGCCGAGACGCTGCGCTTTCTCAGCTACGTGGCGCTTCCGATACTCGCCGTGTCGGCGCTGCTGACGTACGCGTTCGGCGCCCTCGCTCCGCTCCTCGTCGTCCCCGTCGTCGCCCTTCTGGCGGTGCTCACCGCCGTCCTCGTCGGGTCGTTAGTCGGCTACGGAACCGCGCTGCTGCTCGACACCTCGCCGTTCGTCGCCCGGCACAAGACGGCGCTCGGGGTTCCGCTGATTCTGGTCCTCATGGGCGGGTTCTTCGTCGTGCAGGCGCCGGAACTGGTCGGCCTCGACCGGGGGTCGCTGGCGTGGCTCCCGTCCGGGTGGTTCGCGGACCTCGCGGCCGTGGGGACGCCGTTAGTCGGGTCGACGCTCCGCGCCGCCGTCGCCGGCGTCGGATCGCTCGTCGTCCTCGTTCTCGGCGGCGTCCTCCTCGAACGGGAGACGGAACGGCTGTGGTTCGGCGACGGACCGGCGACGGCTGACGAGAATCACTCCGAGACCGAGACTGGAAGCAAGGCCGAAACTGGAACCGGAACGACCGAGTGGCGCGGGCTAACCGCCGCCGTCTCGCCGTTCGCCGTCCCCGACTTCGTGGACCTGCCGACGCGCCGCGTGGCCGAGATGTCGCTCCTGCGCGCCCGCCGCGACCCCAAGCGACTCACGTTTCTCCTGACGCCGCTGTTCATCTTCTCCGGGTCGCTCGTCGGCGTCATCGAGTCGCTCTCCGAACTGCTGAGCGCGCTCCCGTTTCTCTTGGCGGCGTTCCTCCCGTGGGTCTTCGGCGCGGCGACGACGCTGAACTTCCTCGGCGACGAGGGGTCGCTCCTGCCGGTGACGCTGGTCGCGGCGACGCCGACGCAGTTCGTCCGCGGCGTCCTCCTCCCGTGCGTCGTCTACGGGACGCCCCTCGCCGCCGTGCTGACCGCGCTCGCGGCGTTCGCGGGCGGTCGTTCGCCGCTCGCCGCACTGGGACTCGCGGCCGCCGCGGCGTTCGCGACGCTCGTCGCCGCACCGCTCGGCGTCGCCGTCGGCGCGTACATGCCGCGGTTCGAGGGCGTCAGCGTCGCCCGCAGCGACGAGGTGCTCCCGCCGCGGACGGGCGCGGTGCTGCTCCACGGCGCCGCCGTCCTCGTCCCGTCGGGCGTGCTCGCGTTGCTCGTCGGCGCGCCGGAACTGGCAGACGCGCTCCTCGCACCGCTCGCGTCGTTCGCGTCCGCGGCGCCGGCGCTCTTCAGACTCTCGCTCGCCGCCGCCGTGGCTCTCGTCGGCGCTCTCGTCGGTCTCACCGGCTACCGAACGGCGCTGCACCGCGTCCGCGGGTTCGACCCGCACTGAGCGGCGAGCGGACGGCCCCGCGGGCGACGCCCGCCCTCACTCCTCGGCGTTCATGCGCGCGAACAGTTCCGGGTCGGTGCTGAACTTGAGGACGTTGTGGACGGCGGAGTTCCGCAGGTTCGAGACCACCTTCCCGTGGCGCTTGTAGAACTCGTGAATCCACTTCGATTGGGCCTGCGAGGACTCGAACATCATCACCGACTTCCACTGGTACTCGCCGTCCGAGAGGAAGTAAAAGAGGGTGTGCGGGTCGTCGCGGATGTACGTCATCGCGTCGTGCCACGTCTCGGCGAAGTGCTCGGGGTCGAACTTGAACTCGAACAGCGCGAAGGAGTAGTACTCCTCGTTGGGCACGATGGCCTCCCGGAAGACGCCCTCCTCGCGCATCCGACGGATGGTCTCCGAGACGGTGACGTGCGACACCTCGATGCCGTGCTCCTCTGCGAGGATGCGCGTCAGTTCCCGCGAGGAGCGCTGCGGGTCGGCGGCCAACTCGCGCAGGATGACCGTATCGCGGTCCTTGAACGTCCAGTCGGGGGCGTCGTCGGCGTCATCCATGTCTGTCACCGTGGTTTCCGTCCCGGCCCGTGTCGGTTTCGGTCGCTCCCGCTCGTTCCCCCGAGGCCGCCGCTCGCAATCTCCTCACAGCACACGGTCGGAGATGATGTTCTTCTGAATCTCGCTGGTCCCCTCGTATATCTTCGTGATGCGCGCGTCGCGGTAGAAGCGCTCG
This genomic stretch from Halogeometricum sp. S1BR25-6 harbors:
- a CDS encoding ABC transporter ATP-binding protein, whose translation is MPAIDASDLTKRYGDTLAVDGLSLSVPEGTVYGFLGSNGAGKTTTMRMLTGLSKPTAGTAAVGGAVVTDRAALRPRIGYMPEEPPLYDQATAFEQLEYVGGLRGIDAETARARGEELFEALGLDVGPADRIDDFSKGMRQKVAYAQTVLHDPAVVFLDEPTSGLDPRAARTLRDRIRRLADEGTTVFLSTHILPVVEEAADAVGILYEGSLVAEGSPDELVARAEAGEGGTLEDAFLDVTSSDPTQSGRSDEATENGNGPREESTLDV
- a CDS encoding TetR family transcriptional regulator gives rise to the protein MSEPPSEPGWARNAVRIARFEYRRSVRGLRESTGRFLLTVLGALFPTAMLVLFGVVVVGFVSADSVPVSDGLRGTVGMFWLFGTYLVAQRVVSTRPRPEAESLLLTTASTRSIAVGLALAETLRFLSYVALPILAVSALLTYAFGALAPLLVVPVVALLAVLTAVLVGSLVGYGTALLLDTSPFVARHKTALGVPLILVLMGGFFVVQAPELVGLDRGSLAWLPSGWFADLAAVGTPLVGSTLRAAVAGVGSLVVLVLGGVLLERETERLWFGDGPATADENHSETETGSKAETGTGTTEWRGLTAAVSPFAVPDFVDLPTRRVAEMSLLRARRDPKRLTFLLTPLFIFSGSLVGVIESLSELLSALPFLLAAFLPWVFGAATTLNFLGDEGSLLPVTLVAATPTQFVRGVLLPCVVYGTPLAAVLTALAAFAGGRSPLAALGLAAAAAFATLVAAPLGVAVGAYMPRFEGVSVARSDEVLPPRTGAVLLHGAAVLVPSGVLALLVGAPELADALLAPLASFASAAPALFRLSLAAAVALVGALVGLTGYRTALHRVRGFDPH
- a CDS encoding Lrp/AsnC family transcriptional regulator — protein: MDDADDAPDWTFKDRDTVILRELAADPQRSSRELTRILAEEHGIEVSHVTVSETIRRMREEGVFREAIVPNEEYYSFALFEFKFDPEHFAETWHDAMTYIRDDPHTLFYFLSDGEYQWKSVMMFESSQAQSKWIHEFYKRHGKVVSNLRNSAVHNVLKFSTDPELFARMNAEE